One genomic region from Lujinxingia vulgaris encodes:
- a CDS encoding Gfo/Idh/MocA family protein, which produces MRLPLSDTAPLPPLAPRTLALVGCGHVAERHAGALQWHGQRLNVVGVVDPDAYRRQTLATLLEAPAFASLDALLAETSPELVSIATPTGLHCEQALVAARHGADVILEKPLSTSLDAARAMVKQVQELGHELFVIKQLRHHPLFLALRDAVRRGRFGRIFSVGLEVYWNRNQAYYDAASWRGTRELDGGALMNQASHYVDLLAWIFDEPDELYAAGGTLGRRIDVEDTALLTLRWPGGALGSVHVSMLAYPRNITTSLTVLGERGTVRLGGARCDQIEAWEFEEHTPQDDAIEGLASSVQDILSGGHAHVFGAILDHLDGVVDAPIVTGEEGLRSLAIIDAAYASMRAHQPLRLER; this is translated from the coding sequence GTGAGGCTCCCCCTGAGCGATACAGCCCCCCTCCCCCCGCTTGCTCCCCGTACCCTGGCGCTGGTTGGCTGCGGCCATGTTGCCGAGCGCCACGCGGGCGCGCTGCAGTGGCACGGCCAACGCCTCAATGTGGTCGGTGTGGTCGATCCCGACGCATACCGCCGGCAAACGCTGGCTACCCTCCTTGAGGCGCCCGCCTTCGCCTCGTTGGATGCCCTGCTCGCTGAGACCTCTCCAGAACTTGTGAGCATCGCCACACCGACCGGTCTGCACTGCGAGCAGGCGCTGGTGGCCGCTCGCCATGGCGCTGACGTGATCCTGGAGAAGCCGCTGAGCACCTCGCTTGATGCGGCCCGCGCCATGGTCAAGCAGGTGCAGGAGCTCGGCCACGAGCTCTTTGTAATCAAGCAACTGCGCCATCATCCGCTCTTTCTGGCCCTGCGCGACGCGGTGCGCAGGGGGCGCTTCGGGCGCATCTTCAGCGTGGGGCTGGAGGTGTACTGGAACCGCAATCAGGCCTACTACGACGCGGCCTCCTGGCGGGGAACGCGTGAGCTCGACGGCGGCGCCCTGATGAATCAGGCCAGCCACTATGTGGATCTTCTGGCCTGGATCTTCGATGAGCCCGACGAGCTCTATGCGGCCGGTGGCACACTGGGGCGACGCATTGATGTGGAAGATACCGCGCTGCTGACCCTGCGTTGGCCCGGGGGGGCGCTTGGGAGCGTGCACGTCTCGATGCTGGCCTACCCTCGCAACATCACCACCAGCCTGACGGTGCTCGGAGAACGTGGCACGGTGCGGCTGGGAGGAGCACGTTGCGACCAGATTGAGGCCTGGGAGTTTGAGGAGCACACCCCGCAGGATGATGCGATTGAGGGGCTTGCGAGCTCCGTCCAGGACATCCTCTCCGGGGGGCACGCGCATGTCTTCGGGGCGATCCTCGATCATCTCGACGGGGTCGTCGACGCGCCGATTGTCACCGGCGAGGAGGGGCTGCGCTCGCTGGCGATCATCGACGCGGCCTATGCCTCGATGCGAGCCCATCAACCGCTGCGGCTGGAGCGCTGA
- a CDS encoding acyltransferase has protein sequence MTTNGDQNAPWAHPSAIIDEGAQVGAGTRVWHFAHVCAGATLGRRCSLGQNVYVAPSAVIGDGVKIQNNVSVYDGVVLEDDVFCGPSVVFTNVRHPRAHVSRRHAYQTTIIRRGATLGANATVVCGVEVGAFALVGAGAVVTADVAPYALVVGQPARQIGWACCCGLTLPAPAPECSCAECGQRYQLAEGALKPV, from the coding sequence ATGACCACCAACGGCGATCAGAATGCGCCCTGGGCCCATCCCAGCGCGATCATCGATGAAGGTGCGCAAGTGGGTGCGGGCACGCGCGTGTGGCATTTTGCCCATGTCTGCGCCGGTGCCACCCTTGGTCGGCGCTGCAGCCTGGGGCAGAACGTGTATGTGGCTCCCAGCGCGGTGATCGGCGATGGGGTGAAGATCCAGAACAACGTATCGGTCTACGACGGGGTCGTGCTCGAAGACGACGTGTTCTGCGGCCCGAGCGTGGTTTTTACCAACGTGCGTCACCCCCGCGCGCATGTCTCGCGGCGGCACGCCTACCAGACGACCATCATCCGCAGAGGCGCAACCCTGGGCGCCAACGCCACGGTGGTGTGCGGGGTGGAGGTCGGCGCATTCGCCCTTGTGGGCGCCGGCGCGGTAGTCACAGCCGATGTGGCGCCCTATGCGCTGGTCGTCGGCCAGCCCGCTCGCCAGATCGGGTGGGCTTGCTGCTGCGGGCTGACCCTGCCGGCGCCAGCGCCGGAGTGCAGCTGCGCAGAGTGTGGCCAACGCTACCAACTGGCTGAAGGCGCGCTGAAGCCAGTCTGA
- a CDS encoding DegT/DnrJ/EryC1/StrS family aminotransferase gives MGVPFFDLTRQYAALEDEIRPVVDEVLQTQRCIGGPFVTQLEQALAETVGVAHAVGVSSGTDALLLSLMALNLKPGDEVVTSPFTFFAPVGSIMRLGARPVFVDIEPEGFNLDASHIEDALGAKTRAVLPIHLFGQCAPMDQVMAAVQNAPGVAVIEDLAQALGASFEGRQAGSFGLAGCVSFFPTKNLGAAGDGGMVFTDDAAFYERLRLLARHGASPKYHHVEVGGNFRLDALQAAILSAKLPHLHSFCERRRAHAAYYNEALADLEGLKLPRHAPGHRPVYNQYVVRVADRARLIAHLEARGIGSAVYYPEPLHTQPALRELGYQRGDFPRAELACEQVLALPIFPELRDDEREAVADAVREALG, from the coding sequence ATGGGTGTTCCTTTTTTTGATCTAACGCGTCAGTACGCCGCGCTTGAAGACGAGATTCGCCCGGTGGTCGACGAGGTGCTGCAAACGCAGCGTTGCATCGGCGGTCCTTTTGTTACGCAGCTCGAGCAAGCCCTGGCCGAAACGGTGGGTGTGGCGCATGCGGTGGGCGTCTCCAGCGGGACCGACGCGCTGCTGCTGAGCTTGATGGCGCTAAATCTTAAACCCGGCGATGAGGTCGTCACGTCGCCTTTTACATTTTTTGCCCCGGTCGGCTCGATTATGCGCCTGGGGGCGCGGCCGGTGTTCGTCGACATTGAGCCGGAGGGGTTCAACCTGGACGCCTCACACATCGAAGACGCGCTGGGTGCGAAGACCCGGGCGGTGCTTCCGATCCACCTCTTTGGTCAATGCGCGCCGATGGATCAGGTGATGGCGGCGGTGCAGAACGCGCCGGGGGTGGCGGTGATCGAAGATCTCGCCCAGGCGCTCGGCGCGAGTTTTGAGGGGCGGCAGGCCGGGAGCTTCGGACTGGCCGGTTGCGTGAGTTTTTTCCCCACCAAAAACCTGGGCGCGGCCGGCGACGGCGGCATGGTCTTTACCGACGACGCCGCCTTTTACGAGCGGCTGCGGCTGCTGGCGCGCCACGGCGCAAGCCCCAAGTACCATCACGTGGAGGTGGGCGGGAACTTCCGCCTCGACGCCCTTCAGGCGGCGATCCTCTCCGCCAAGCTCCCCCATCTTCACTCCTTCTGCGAGCGCCGCCGCGCCCACGCCGCCTACTACAACGAAGCCCTGGCCGACCTTGAGGGACTCAAGCTCCCCCGCCACGCCCCGGGGCATCGTCCCGTCTACAACCAGTACGTGGTGCGCGTGGCCGATCGCGCGCGCCTGATCGCCCACCTGGAGGCGCGTGGCATCGGCAGCGCCGTCTATTACCCCGAGCCCCTGCACACCCAGCCGGCGCTGCGCGAGCTTGGCTACCAGCGGGGCGACTTTCCGCGCGCCGAGCTGGCCTGCGAGCAGGTCCTGGCGCTGCCGATCTTCCCGGAGCTGCGCGACGATGAGCGCGAGGCGGTCGCCGACGCGGTGCGCGAGGCGCTGGGCTGA
- a CDS encoding polysaccharide biosynthesis tyrosine autokinase, producing MSDQYGFQEPRPSSAPEERGESLGALIGRYWALFRRFYWVLILTSIACVAAAYFWTERQPRIYQATSKLMFHESRPNVFGKQFERVELVDPGGRWQFEQFWNTQKEVLGSKWFAQRVIEREGLLDAPGFLPPSVQQLDEDERMKRAVNILQRVAVYSLQRDSRVGLVQVRFEDPELAANIADGISETYVEYIREFQTGGLRQLANWFDDYVSTKREELDEARSELQKYQRDNNILSHTFEDRREMAAEGLAAVSTQLREVQARLFAEEALLNQLETMESRGDDLRALGDLVDNPALKRGLDRESELLERRAELKTRYLDAHPEVRAVDEQLEVVRRSIEDEIGRIRTAVANRAAVTRRNAANLQEEIERHKAEIAELNQIGFRYTEMRDSTETLRQHYETVLGRTNELDLNALYESEIIQILENADVPGAPISPQVPLNLAVGLLLGLFLGGSIMVLIDALDTTVKTEEHVTKYTTRPILGMLPAVNAGAVKGVEKFGDSALDTLTHTAPRSSFAEAIKTLRTNLMFMAPDNPPRVLLMTSPGPGEGKTLTSVNMAIALAQSGQRTLVIDSDMRRPRVHKALGMDNKVGLSDAITGERTYKEAVRPTGIENLDVMTCGPVPPNPSELLQTERFRKLVRDLREDYDRVIFDSPPLAAVADALVLSHSADVVLLILKFGQTRQELLRRSIEQLESIGAPFGGTVLNDIDENAGYGYAYYYRYRYDDSGDGGDTKGGKMAS from the coding sequence ATGTCGGACCAGTACGGATTCCAGGAACCACGCCCCAGCAGCGCGCCTGAAGAGCGTGGCGAGTCCCTTGGTGCCCTTATCGGGCGCTACTGGGCGCTCTTTCGGCGCTTTTATTGGGTGCTTATCCTCACGTCGATCGCGTGTGTCGCGGCGGCCTACTTCTGGACCGAGCGCCAGCCTCGCATTTATCAGGCTACCAGCAAACTGATGTTTCATGAGTCGCGCCCCAATGTCTTTGGTAAGCAGTTTGAGCGGGTGGAGCTCGTGGACCCGGGGGGCCGCTGGCAATTCGAGCAGTTCTGGAACACTCAGAAAGAAGTACTCGGCTCGAAATGGTTTGCCCAGCGCGTCATCGAGCGCGAGGGCCTTCTCGACGCCCCGGGCTTTTTGCCCCCTTCGGTGCAGCAGTTAGATGAGGATGAGCGCATGAAGCGCGCCGTCAACATTCTGCAGCGCGTGGCGGTGTATTCTCTGCAGCGCGACAGCCGGGTGGGCCTTGTGCAGGTGCGTTTTGAAGATCCGGAGCTGGCCGCGAACATCGCCGACGGCATCTCCGAGACCTACGTCGAGTACATCCGCGAGTTCCAGACCGGGGGGCTTCGGCAGCTGGCCAACTGGTTTGACGATTACGTCTCCACCAAGCGCGAAGAACTCGATGAGGCGCGCTCTGAGCTTCAGAAATATCAGCGCGACAACAACATCCTCTCCCACACCTTTGAAGATCGCCGCGAGATGGCCGCCGAAGGGCTGGCTGCGGTCAGCACGCAGCTGCGCGAGGTGCAGGCGCGCCTTTTTGCCGAAGAGGCGTTGCTCAATCAGCTCGAGACGATGGAGTCGCGCGGCGACGACCTGCGCGCGCTGGGCGATCTTGTCGACAACCCGGCGCTCAAACGCGGGCTCGATCGGGAGAGTGAGCTCCTGGAGCGCCGCGCCGAGCTCAAGACCCGTTACCTCGACGCCCACCCCGAGGTGCGCGCCGTCGATGAGCAACTCGAGGTGGTACGCCGCTCCATTGAGGATGAGATCGGGCGAATTCGCACCGCCGTGGCCAACCGCGCCGCCGTCACGCGCCGCAACGCTGCCAACCTTCAGGAAGAGATCGAGCGTCACAAGGCCGAGATCGCCGAGCTCAATCAGATCGGCTTCCGCTACACTGAGATGCGCGACAGCACCGAGACGCTACGTCAGCACTATGAGACGGTGCTCGGCCGCACCAACGAGCTTGACCTCAACGCCCTCTACGAGAGCGAGATCATTCAGATTCTGGAGAACGCCGACGTGCCCGGCGCCCCGATCAGCCCGCAGGTACCCCTGAACCTGGCGGTGGGCCTGCTTCTGGGACTCTTTTTGGGCGGCTCGATCATGGTGCTCATCGATGCGCTCGACACCACGGTCAAGACCGAAGAGCACGTCACCAAGTACACCACTCGGCCCATCCTCGGGATGCTGCCGGCGGTCAACGCCGGGGCTGTCAAAGGCGTTGAGAAGTTCGGCGACTCGGCCCTCGATACGCTCACGCACACCGCGCCGCGGAGCTCGTTTGCCGAGGCGATCAAGACCCTGCGCACCAACCTGATGTTCATGGCGCCGGATAACCCCCCGCGCGTGCTCCTGATGACCAGTCCGGGCCCGGGTGAGGGCAAGACGCTGACCTCGGTGAACATGGCGATCGCGCTGGCGCAGTCGGGCCAGCGCACGCTGGTGATCGACAGCGACATGCGTCGCCCCCGCGTGCACAAAGCCCTGGGCATGGACAATAAGGTCGGCCTCTCCGACGCCATCACCGGTGAGCGCACCTACAAAGAGGCGGTTCGCCCCACGGGCATTGAAAACCTCGATGTGATGACTTGTGGTCCGGTGCCCCCCAACCCCTCGGAGCTTTTGCAGACCGAGCGTTTCCGCAAGCTGGTGCGCGATCTTCGCGAGGATTACGACCGGGTCATCTTCGACTCCCCGCCGCTGGCTGCGGTGGCCGACGCCCTGGTGCTCAGCCACTCTGCCGACGTGGTCTTGTTGATTCTCAAGTTCGGTCAGACCCGCCAGGAGCTCTTGCGCCGCTCCATTGAACAGCTGGAGTCCATCGGGGCGCCCTTCGGCGGCACCGTGCTCAACGACATCGACGAGAACGCCGGCTACGGCTACGCGTATTATTACCGTTACCGCTACGACGATTCGGGCGATGGCGGCGACACGAAGGGCGGGAAGATGGCCAGCTGA